The Brassica napus cultivar Da-Ae chromosome C7, Da-Ae, whole genome shotgun sequence genome has a segment encoding these proteins:
- the LOC111214702 gene encoding protein INAPERTURATE POLLEN1-like, whose protein sequence is MAGDLFRRNRPFHLLDGFYTEWSEHLTKRCIPLFRDSPPSAVTNGAVFNDLISYYDTIDHYANRDTIFYFLFPSWHVNSLETSILFLGDVHPHLFISLIQSLRDPNRNHLRLAPWRGLAFPVNHFVDDVKNDVNKSVSRLLSEVREAQEGYIQGFSDNWVSWFHSQRGRQSVTVMETAASVTLGEEFVRIFREANQLRKNTIFNIVNLSDENQAALFLEGVCEFLAGFRHQLAHVPAQFFLNQVSPHYPLAYQQMMQQQPEGLHDICVWNIDLNVTRDMLRETFRRYPSVREVQIVNDTGRSQKHG, encoded by the exons ATGGCAGGCGATCTCTTCCGCCGTAACAGACCTTTCCATCTCCTCGATGGTTTCTACACCGAATGGTCCGAACACCTAACCAAACGCTGCATCCCTCTCTTCCGAGATTCTCCTCCTTCCGCCGTCACTAACGGCGCCGTCTTCAACGACTTAATCTCATACTACGACACTATAGACCACTACGCGAACAGAGACACCATCTTTTACTTCCTCTTCCCCTCGTGGCACGTAAACTCGCTCGAGACCTCGATCCTCTTCCTCGGCGACGTCCATCCTCATCTTTTCATCAGTCTCATCCAATCTTTGAGAGATCCGAATCGCAACCACTTACGTCTTGCCCCGTGGAGAGGCTTAGCGTTTCCGGTGAACCACTTCGTCGATGACGTCAAGAACGATGTTAACAAGAGCGTCTCTCGTCTGCTAAGTGAGGTGAGGGAAGCGCAGGAGGGTTACATACAAGGCTTCTCGGATAACTGGGTCTCGTGGTTTCATTCTCAGCGTGGGAGACAGAGTGTGACGGTTATGGAGACAGCGGCTTCAGTGACGTTGGGTGAGGAGTTTGTGAGAATCTTCCGTGAAGCGAATCAGCTGAGGAAGAATACGATCTTCAACATTGTTAATTTATCAGACGAGAATCAAGCGGCTCTCTTTCTTGAAGGCGTATGCGAGTTTCTTGCTGGGTTTAGACATCag CTTGCACATGTACCGGCTCAGTTTTTTCTTAACCAGGTTTCACCACATTATCCACTTGCTTATCAGCAAATGATGCAGCAGCAGCCTGAAGGGTTACACGATATATGCGTTTGGAACATAGACCTGAATGTCACGCGTGATATGCTACGAGAGACGTTCAGACGTTATCCTTCGGTTAGGGAGGTACAGATTGTGAATGACACTGGACGTAGCCAAAAACATGGTTGA
- the LOC111214275 gene encoding protein INAPERTURATE POLLEN1, giving the protein MAGDLFRRNRPFNQLDGFYTDWSRHLTERCLPTLRDFPTDAKNEAVLGDIHSYYDTLNHYANKNTILYFLLPSWRSNSLETPILLLGDINPRLFTSLVQSFIDDVGLSQDPIRTFSTLAAWEDLSLQLENTINGTVSRLLDETREAQDGFIRRFSDKWVSSFRGSQSGTVIMETATSVTTDEEGGGAAIMEELVRIFREANQLRKSVITDIAGVLNMNQKVLFLESVCKLLSGFKHQDKAFQNSLFGYNLINQQLPPDDDNLFKPLHPSEEVNAHPNYPRPMVQNYAPPFPPDAHQFFRPFAPSGEVIDAHQNFHPPMMEQQYAPLPPPPPPMAQHQQHAPEEDHVIYIGNLAPWATAGLLYQRFSCYPSVRIAKICGDETGSYGYGFVSFADEREKTHAMKAMNRQIFLDREMYVGLAAKNSI; this is encoded by the exons ATGGCTGGCGATCTCTTCCGCCGTAACAGACCTTTCAATCAACTCGATGGCTTCTACACCGACTGGTCCAGACACCTAACTGAACGCTGCCTCCCTACCTTACGGGATTTCCCCACCGACGCCAAGAACGAAGCCGTCCTCGGCGACATACACTCATACTACGACACTCTAAACCACTACGCCAACAAAAACACGATCCTCTACTTCCTCTTACCCTCATGGCGCAGCAACTCGCTCGAGACGCCGATCCTCCTCCTCGGCGACATCAATCCTCGTCTTTTCACCAGCCTTGTCCAGTCTTTCATCGACGACGTCGGACTCAGTCAAGATCCGATCCGCACTTTCAGTACTCTTGCTGCGTGGGAAGACCTGTCGCTCCAGCTCGAGAACACTATCAACGGAACCGTCTCGCGTCTGCTAGATGAGACGAGGGAAGCGCAGGACGGTTTTATAAGACGTTTCTCGGATAAGTGGGTATCGTCGTTTCGTGGTTCTCAGAGTGGAACGGTGATAATGGAGACGGCGACTTCAGTGACGACGGATGAGGAGGGTGGTGGTGCGGCGATCATGGAGGAGCTTGTGAGAATCTTCCGTGAAGCGAATCAACTGAGGAAGAGTGTGATCACCGACATTGCTGGAGTGTTGAACATGAATCAAAAGGTTCTGTTTCTTGAAAGCGTGTGCAAGCTTCTTTCAGGGTTTAAACATCAG GATAAGGCTTTTCAGAATTCTCTATTTGGTTATAATCTCATTAACCAGCAGCTTCCACCAGATGATGACAATCTCTTCAAGCCTCTTCATCCATCCGAAGAAGTTAATGCACACCCTAATTATCCTCGGCCCATGGTGCAGAACTATGCACCTCCGTTTCCACCAGATGCCCACCAGTTCTTCCGGCCTTTTGCTCCATCCGGTGAGGTTATTGACGCACACCAGAATTTTCATCCGCCCATGATGGAGCAGCAGTATGCACCTCTgcctccaccaccaccgcccATGGCCCAGCACCAGCAGCATGCACCTGAAGAGGATCACGTTATATATATTGGGAACTTGGCCCCATGGGCCACGGCTGGTTTGCTATACCAGAGGTTTAGTTGTTATCCTTCGGTTAGGATAGCAAAGATTTGCGGTGACGAAACAGGTAGTTACGGATATGGTTTTGTTAGCTTTGCAGATGAAAGGGAGAAAACGCATGCTATGAAGGCAATGAACCGTCAAATCTTTTTAGATAGGGAAATGTATGTTGGTCTTGCAGCCAAGAACTCTATCTAG
- the LOC106440440 gene encoding probable trehalose-phosphate phosphatase G — MDTDPESPTNKPRLGSSFPSGRFMMKTRKKIPKLDDVRSNGWLEAMISSSPPRKRLVKDFNVEVAPEDDFAQRAWMLKYPSAITSFGHIAAQAKDKKIAMFLDYDGTLSPIVDDPDRAIMSDAMRAAVKDVAKYFPTAIISGRSRDKVYELVGLTELYYAGSHGMDIMTPANVNGSPEDTNSDQQGEEVNLFQPAKEFIPVIEEVYRSLVELTKGIKGAKVENHKFCASVHYRNVDENDWPLVAQRVHDHLKQYPRLRLTHGRKVLEVRPVIEWNKGKAVEFLLESLGLSNNDDFLPIFIGDDKTDEDAFKVLREKKQGFGILVSSVPKESNAFYSLRDPSEVKKFLKTLVKWRKMEDSTSH, encoded by the exons ATGGATACTGACCCTGAATCACCAACCAACAAACCAAGACTCGGTTCATCTTTCCCTTCAGGAAGATTCATGATGAAGACAAGGAAGAAGATCCCTAAGCTCGACGATGTCAGATCCAACGGGTGGTTGGAAGCAATGATCTCCTCTTCCCCACCACGTAAAAGGCTAGTCAAGGATTTCAACGTCGAGGTTGCTCCTGAAGATGACTTTGCTCAACGGGCTTGGATG CTCAAGTATCCATCAGCTATTACCTCCTTTGGTCACATTGCAGCTCAAGCAAAGGACAAGAAGATAGCTATGTTCCTTGATTACGATGGAACTCTTTCCCCAATAGTGGATGACCCTGACCGTGCCATCATGTCTGACGCT ATGCGTGCTGCTGTTAAAGACGTCGCCAAGTACTTCCCAACAGCAATAATTAGTGGTAGAAGCCGTGACAAG GTTTACGAATTGGTAGGACTAACCGAACTCTATTACGCCGGTAGTCATGGGATGGACATAATGACTCCTGCTAATGTTAATGGCTCCCCTGAAGACACCAACTCTGACCAACAG GGTGAAGAGGTAAACCTCTTTCAGCCAGCAAAAGAGTTCATACCAGTCATCGAAGAGGTTTATAGATCACTCGTGGAGCTAACTAAAGGCATCAAAGGTGCAAAAGTGGAGAACCACAAGTTCTGCGCCTCAGTGCATTACCGTAACGTTGACGAGAATGACTGGCCACTCGTTGCTCAACGTGTTCATGACCACTTGAAACAATACCCTCGTCTGCGTCTAACTCACGGCAGAAAG GTTTTAGAGGTTCGTCCTGTGATCGAATGGAACAAAGGAAAAGCAGTTGAGTTTCTGCTGGAATCTCTCGGATTAAGCAACAACGATGATTTTCTCCCAATCTTCATAGGAGATGACAAGACTGATGAGGATGCATTCAAGGTACTAAGGGAGAAGAAGCAAGGATTTGGTATCTTGGTATCCTCTGTACCAAAAGAAAGCAATGCGTTCTACTCTCTTAGAGACCCCTCAGAG GTGAAGAAGTTTCTCAAGACTTTGGTGAAATGGAGAAAGATGGAAGACTCTACAAGTCATTGA